The window CGGTGAGGTAGGTGGGGGTGCCACCGCCGATCGCCAGGCGGGAGAACGACGCCGCCGGGCCGAGCGATTCACCGACCGCGACCGCCTGCCGGCGCAGTTGGGCGAGGTAGGCGGTGACCTGCTCGTCGGGTGGGTTGGCTCGGGTGAACAGGTTGCAGAAGCCGCAGCGCATCTCACAGAACGGCAGGTGCACATACCCGAAGAGGGAATCCGGTGGCTCGTCGGCCCAGACGTCGCGCAGCAGCGGGCGGGGTTCGAGGCGACGGTAGGCGGTCTTGTGCGGATAGGCGTAGAGGTAACCCTGATAGGGGGAGTCGAGGTTCACCGGGCGTCCAGGATGAAGTCGGCATACGGGACCGTCCACACGGACTCGTGGGCGACGCGGTGGCCGGTGTGGCCGTCCTCGCCGTATAGCGTGCCGTGATCGGAGCAGAGGATCACCTGACAGGGCCGGCCACGCCCGGTGACCAGGGCGAACAGGCGGTCGAGTCGGCCATCGACATACTCCAGGGCGGCCGCGTGTGTGGTCGGGTCGTCGTCGGTGGCGCCGGGGAGGTAGTGGCGGTTCGGCTGGTGCAGAGCGGCGACGTTGACGAACGTGAACAGTGGCTGCTCCGCCGGCAGCCCGCCGATGATCGTTTCCAGGCGGTCGATCTGGGCTCCGAGACAGTCCGGCGCGGTCACCCCGAACGCCTCCTCCCAGTGTGCTTCGGCGAACAGCCCCGGCAACACCCGGCCCAGCGGCGCGGCCGGATTGAAGAACCCGACCCCACCCAGGCAGACCGTGTGATAGCCGGCCGCGGCCAACCCGGTGGGCAGATCCGGGGCATCGAAGACGAAGGTGCCGGGACCGCTGGTCTCGCTGCCCCCGAACCGGGCCGCGAACATCCGCTCATGCGGCCCCGGCGTCACCGGCGTCGGCAGGAACCCGGCGAAGAACGCATGATGCGCGGCGTAGGTGAAACTCGCCGGGGTGTGCCGCCGCTCCCACACCCCACCGGGTAGGACCTTCGCGAGGTACGGCGTCCGTCCGCCCGCCAGACACTCCACCGCCACGTCGTAACGCAACGTGTCGAGGGTGACGAACAGCAGGTCATGACTCCCGATCAGCTCACGCACGGCACACCCACCCCGGCGGCGGTCGCCGCACCGCTCGGCGCCCAGCCGGCCGTGAGGGCGGCGATCTGGGCGCCGTAGGTGTCGAGGCCGTCGGCCAGGACTCGGGGGAGCAGGTCGCCGAACGCGTTCACTTCGGCCACCGCGTGTTCGCGCCAGCCGGTGCGGAACATCAGGTCGACGCCGACGTGCAGGGTGCCGGGAAAGCACGCCGCCGCCCGCGCGCACGTCTCCATCGCCGCAGCCCAGGAGAGGGAGCCGGCGGCCGCCCGGACCGCTGCGACATCGCCGCGTGCGTTGCCGAGGTGCAGGTTGGTCATGGGGGAGCGGCTGGTCCGGACCACCACATGCCGTGGCCGGCCGGCGATCACCACGACCCGCAGGTCGAGGACCCGATCGTTGAGGGCCGCTTTCGGGAACCACCGCTCGACGTGCAACCCGTCCGGCCCCAGCCGGTCGACGATCGCCCTGATCGAGGCTTCGTCGGTATAGCGGCGGACCTGGAGGTTGTTGAAGATCCGGCCGCCACTGAGCTCGACCGAGGTGACCGCGGACAGTCGACGCCCGGCGACCGCGAAGGCGACCACGCCGGACGCCGAGGAACCGTGAGCCGGTTTGACGAACACCCGGCTCCACCCGACACCGGCCATCGCGGCGCGCAATGACTCGTAGTCGTGCACCGGCGGCAACGCGGGCGGCACCGGAATGCCCGCCGCGGCCAGCAGCGCGTGACAGCGCGGCTTGTCGCTCATGGTGAGGATGTCGCCCGGCTGGTTGAGCAGCAGACCGCCACCGGCCACGACCCGGTCGAGGGCGACCCGCAGGCCCGCGAACGCCGCCGCGGTCCCGACGATCTCCCCGTGCTCGGCGGCCACCGCCGGTCGCCCGCTGCCGGCCTCCCGCAACAGTCGGTCGACCTCGGCATCCTCCCCCGGCGACTCGATCCGGACGACCATGCCCGGCCCGGGGACGGCCGCCCCGGCCGAATCGAGAACACCAGCCTGCCCGGGTGTGGTGTGCCGGGGTGTGGTGTGCCCGGGTGAGGTGCGGTCGGCCGACATGCGCGGTGCGCCGGCCGACAGAACCTCTCGCCACGGGTAGACGACCGGGTCGGGAAGGCCCGCCCGGCGGGCGGCCTCGGTGAACAGGGTCACCCGGCGGTTGTCCGGGTTTGCGACGACGGCGAGGCGCACTACTCGGCCACCGCCGTGTAGCGGCCCCACTCCTCTTCCTTCTGTGGGTCGGAGACGTCGACCTCGACGCCGGGCAGCTCGTCGACCACCCGCTGCGCCGTCTCGGTCGACATGAAGTGGTGACTGAGGTTGAGTCTGCGCAGGTGGGTGAGCGGCTGACCGGCCAGCAGTGTCTCCGCCCCGGCGTCGCCGAGCACACCCAGCGACAGGTCGAGGTCGGTGACGCGAGCGACGATGGGTGCGGCCGCGACGGCCGCGGCCAGCTCCTCGGCGATCTCGGCGTTACGCAGGCCCAGGTAGGTGAGCGCGGGCAGGGAGCGGCCGGCCAGGATCGGCGCCAGGTCGTCGGCGCGGGCGTCGCCGCCATACTGATCGACGCCCAGCCACAGCTCCAGGTGGGTCAGATTGGGCAGGTCGCTGGCGGCGACGGCCCGGACCACGTCGGCGGGCAGACCACCGGACTGGAACACCAGCTCCCGCAGCCCCTCGTGGTGGACCGGCCGCAACTGGAGGTCCTCGGCGCCACGGATCCACAGGCGCTCCAGGGCCGGGAAGGCCTCGAGCAGCGCAGTGATGTCGCCCTGGTCGATCCAGGAGATCTCGCACTCCTCACCGGTGAGCTCGCCGATGAACAGCGCCCGCAACCCGCTCAGCCGTGCCGCGTTGTCGATGAGCAGCTGATACGGGAACGGGGTGTCGTAGGCCGACCCCCACTCGCCGACGATCAGCGCGGTCGGGCCGGCCGGCCCGGTGCGCTGGAGCAGCTGCTCGAAGGCGGCCTCGAACTCCTCCGGCGGCGCCTCGAACTCCTCCATGCTGATCCGCCAGGCGACCGCGGCCGCATCGGCGACCGTGGCCTCCTCGTCATCGGCCGCGACCACGGGCAGCCCCGCGAATTCGTCCACGTGCTCGTAAATGCCCACAGGACTCCCCTAGCCCGTAATCGACGCTCACCGGAACAGTGCCGAGAACCTAGCAGCCCCCACCGACACTTTCGCGCCGCGCGTAACCCTCGCGGGCGACCCGCTGCTCAGCGGGTCGGGTCGATCGGACGCCCGCGATCGGACGCCCGCGATCGGACGCCCGCGATCGGACGCCCGCGACCGGGGTCCGCGGGCGCGCCGGCTTCCTCGTCACGGGACGCGCTGCTCGGGCATGTGATGCGGTGGATACGGTGCCGAGATCGGTCGGCCGCCGGATCCGCCGGTGGGTAGGCCGTCGATCAGCTCGTCGAGACGTTTCAGGTAGGGGTCGCCGGCGTCGGCGTGGTAGTCGTCGGGGCGGGTGCGGTCGTCGCCGTCGCGGACTCCGGCCGCTCGCACGAGCAGGGTGAGCACGACGGTGACGAGCAGGTTGACGGCGAGAGCGACGACGCCGACGTAGATGCTCCGGCCGTCGCCGAGCGACCAGCTGGAGCCGCCGAAATGTTCGGCCACGACCCTGCCGGTGGCGTCGAGTTTCGGGATGTCCCAGAGCATCACCAGACCGGTCACCAGGCCGCTGATCAGGCCGGCGGTGAGCGCGGCCCGATGGAACCACGGGGTGAGCAGGCCGAGGAAGACCGCCGGGATGGTCTGCAGGATCAGCACGCCGCCGATCAGCTGCAGGTCGACGGAGAACGCCGGATCCACGGCGAGGATCAGGGCGGCCGCGCCGAACTTGACGACCAGGGACACCCACCGGCTGGTCCACGCCTCGGCCTCGGGGGTGGCGTTCGGTCGCAGGTAGGTGCGGTAGAGGCTGCGGGTGAACGCGTTGGCCGCGGCGATCGACATGACGGCGGCCGGGATCAGGGCGGCGATGCTCAGCGCGGCGTACGCGACCCCCGCCGACCAGCTGGGGAAGTACTCGTGGATCAGCCGTGGCACGACGGTGTTGAGGTCGCCGTCAGCCGGTGTCACGCCTCGGGCCAGTGCGAAGACGCCGAGCATGGCCATCAGGCCCAGCGCCATGCAGTAGACCGGCAGCGCCGCGGCGTTTCGGCGGACCGTGTCGCGGTCTTTGGCGGCGAGCATCCCGACCAGGGCGTGTGGGTAGGCGAAGATGGCCAGGGCCGACCCGATCACCAGGGTCAGGAAGCCCAGGTGGCCGGTTTCCGGCAGCAGCAGCCCGTCGGCCGGGTTGGGAGTGGCGGCGAACCGGGTCGCGGCACCGCGGAAGGCGCTGCCCCATCCGCCGTACATGGCCACCATCAGCGCCGCGGTGATCAGCATCCAGCCGAGCAGCACGTCCTTGACCACCGACAGCAGGGCGGGTGCGCGCAGCCCGGACCGGAACGTGCAGATCGACACGAGCGTCACCGCGGCCAGCAACGGCCACTCGCCCCCGAACCCGACGGTCCGCAGCACCGCCTGCAACGAGATGAGCTGCACCGCGACATAGGGGATCGTCGCCAGGATCCCGGTGACGGCGACCAGCGCCCCGAGCCCCGGTGAGCCGAATCGGGCGGCCGCGAACTCGCTGTGGGTGAGGAAGCCGTGCCGTCGCGCCACCGACCACGCCCGAGTGGTGAAGATGAAGGTCAGGGGCGTGGTGACGATCGCGAACGGCACGGCGAACCACCCGATCGCACCGACGCCGTAGGTGAGCGCCGGGACGGCGATGAACGTGTACGCGCTATACATGCTCCCGCCGAGCAGGAACCAGATCGTCCAGTTGCCGAACGCCCGCCCGCCGACACTCCACTCCTCGAGGTGGTAGGGGTCGGCGGGCCGGCGCCAGCGGGCGGCACCGAAGCCGAGCAGCACGACGCCCGTCATCAGGACCAGGAAGACGCCGACCTCGACGTCTCGATCGGTCACGGCCGGCCCTCGCGGGTGGCGAGGTAGACGACCGTGATCACGACCATCGCGAGCAGTGCGCAGGCGAACTGATACCAGAAGAAGAACGGCACGCCGAACAGAGTCGGCTCGATCCGATTGGCGAACGGGGTCAGCAGCGGAGCAGCGGTCGGTATGACCAGCAGCCACTGCCAGTGACGGGAGCGGGGCGACATCTTCGTCTCCTGCTGTCGTGGGGTGCGGCGGGAGCCGCCGGAGGCCGGCCACGGCGAGGAGAACGCGGAACTATTAGCACTGCTAGTGCCGAAACCGTGAAGATTGTTCTACCGCCCCGTCTCCAAAGAGGAAAGACCCTGATCAAAACTCAGTCGTCGTCGCCGTCATCATCCGCGTCCGCGGTTTTGGTCACGACCTGAAAGGAAGCGTCCAGATCGACATCCCACTCCTGACCGGCCGGATCGCGGACCTCGGCCTCGTAGGCCACGCCCTGGTCGTCGGAGGCCTCCGTCTCCAGAACGGTGCCGCCGGGGATGGCGGCGAGGGCCGCGGTCTCCACCGAGGTGCGCTCCTCGGCGCTCAGCACCCGATCATCGGCGTCCGGCTTGCCGCCCGCGTTGGCGGCCGTCGCCCACACGGTGCCACCGGCGCCGAGGGCGGCCACGAGGGCGATCCCGCCGATGACCGTGCGCTTGCTGCGGAGCTTGCTGGTGTCCATCAGGTGTGCCTTTCTCGCGGAAGAACGAGCACGTCTCGCGGGAAGAAGCGAGCACGTCTCGCGGGGAACAACGAGTACGGCGACAGCTTGCGCCCCGGTCCCTGAATCTCCCCTGAACGCACCTGAAAGCCCCTTCAGAAAGCGGGCGCGGATCGGTTGGTCAGGAGGCCGGCAGGTGCACGACGAAACGCGCTCCGCCCAGCGCCGACGACGTCACCCGCACGGTGCCGCCATGGGCCTCCACGATCTCCTTGACGATGGCCAACCCCAGCCCGCTGCCCCCGGCGTCCCGGTCCCGGGCCTCGTCGAGACGGACGAACCGCTCGAACACCCGCCCCCGTTCGCCCTCCGGGACCCCCGCGCCGTCGTCCTCCACCACCAGCTCCACCCCGTCCCGGTCCGGGCGGACGGTCACCGACACCGTCGCGCGGGCGTGCCGGGCGGCGTTGTCGGCGAGGTTGCGCACCACCTGGGCGAGCGCCGTCGCATCCCCCCGGACCCGCCCCGCCCCGACCCCGGACGTGTCGACGGTGAGCCCGGCTCGTCGCACCCGCCGGGCCTCGGCCAGCGCGAGATCGTCGACATCCACGTCGCGCAGCCGCCGAACGCCGGCCCCACCGGTACGGGTGAGCAGCAACAACTGCTCGACCAGCCGTTCCATCCGCGCGGACTCCTCAAGCACCGCCTCGGCCAGCTCACCCTCGGGTAGCGCGCCCGGATGCGACCGGGCCACCTCGGCCGCCTGCCGGATCCCGGCCAGTGGTGACCGCAGCTCGTGCGACGCGTCGGCCACGAACCGCTGCTGCCGCTCCCGGGAGTCCTGAAGGCGGGCGAGCATCCGGTTCATGGTGGCGGCCAGCCGGTGGATCTCGTCGCGGGCGGGTGGTTCCGGAACCCGCCGGTCCAGTCGTTCCCCGGTGATCTCCTCGACCTCCCGGCGGATCCGCTCGACCGGTGCCAGCGCCCCGGTCACCACCACCCAGGTGACCCCGCCGACCAGGACGAGCGCACCCGGAATCCCCATCAACAGGGGGGTGGCCAGAGCTTTCGTCGCGTCGTCGACCTCTTCGAGAGAAGCGAAGACCACCACGGTGTACGGCTCGGCGTCCTCGGTGACGCGCAGGGACCTGTCGTCGAGAGGCTCCGACGCCCGCACCACCGCCCCGCCGGCATCGAGGATCTCCCAGGCGAACTCGTCGTCCTCGTCGTCCTCGGGCGACGCCGAGGAGAAGCCGGAGGCCGGCAGGCCCGACGACGAGACCTGGGCGGCGAGCACCGCGGCCCGATTCTCCGCCGAATCCTTGATGCCGCCCTCCAGCGACGCTCGGGTCAGCAACACCAGCGTCACCGCCCCGAGAACCACGGCCACCGCCATCACCAGCACGGCGAGGGCGGTGGTCCGCAACCGGATCGAGGCCCGCTCAACCACCGTCACCACCGAGTCGATACCCCGCCCCGCGCACGGTCTGGATCGCCTCCCGCCCGAACGGCCGGTCGATCTTGTTGCGCAGATGTCGTACATACACCTCGACGATGTTGGGATCGCCGTCGAAGTCGGCATCCCACACCGCCTCCATGATCCGCTGCTTCGACACCACGTCGCCGGTGTTGCGGGCCAGGAACGCCAGCAGCGCGAACTCGCGGGCGGTCAAGTCGATCCGGGTCTCGCCCCGCCACACCTTCCGGGAGGCCGGATCGATCCGCAGGTCACCGGCGGTCAATTGGACCGGGCGCTCGCGGGCACCGCGCCGGGCCACCGCTCGTAATCGGGCCACCAACACCGGGTACGAGAACGGCTTCGTCAGATAGTCGTCGGCGCCGGTGTCCAGACCCTCGACCTGGTCCCACTCGCCGTCCTTGGCGGTGAGCATCACGATCGGTGTCCAATTCTCCTCGGCGCGTAGCGCGGCACAGACCTGATAGCCGTTGAGCTTGGGCAGCATCAGGTCCAGAACGATCACGTCGTAATCGTTCTCCCTGGCCAGCCACAAGCCGTCGACGCCGTCCGGTGCGACGTCGACAGCGAAGCCCTCGGCCTCCAGGCCCACCCGCAACGACCAGGCGAGCCGCTTCTCGTCCTCCACGACGAGTACACGCATGCCGCCATGATTGCCCACCCGACCTGAATCCACCCTGAACGCGACGGAGGACACCGACGGTGCGGGCGGGGCGAGGAGGGCGCCGGAGAGACGGAAGCACCCTGAGATAACGTCGTGGTGGTTTCGACGACCTGCGGCAGGGGGACAAGCGGACGCGATGAACGGTGATGACAACCGGCCGTCTCCCGCGTACTTCTCCGCCGACCCCGAGGTCGGCGCAGACCTCGCCGCGGTCGACTGGGAGGCGACCCCGCTCGGGCCGCCGGACGGCTGGCCGCAGAGCCTTCGGACAGCGGTGAGCATCCTGCTGTCCTCACGCTTCTCCATGTGGATGGCGTGGGGTCCGCAGCTCACCTTCTTCTGCAACGACGCCTACCGCCGCAACACGCTGGGCCGCAAGTACCCGTGGGCGCTGGGCCGCCCGGCCAGTGAGGTGTGGGCGGAGATCTGGGGCGACATCGGCCCCCGGATCGACACCGTGCTGCGCACCGGCGAGGCCACCTGGGACGAGGCGTTGCTGCTGTTCCTGGAGCGGTCCGGCTATCCCGAGGAGTCGTACCACACGTTCTCCTACAGCCCGCTGCGCGACGACGACGGTGCCCTGGTCGGGATGCTCTGCGTGGTCAGCGAGGAGACCGATCGGGTGATCGGTGAGCGGCGCATGGCCACGCTGCGTGAGCTCGGCTCGGACCCGAGTGTGGTCCGCACCCAGGAGGAGATGCTGGCCTTCGTCAGCCGGCAGCTCGACCGCAACCGGCGGGACCTGCCGTTCACCCTGACCTACCTGTTCGATGCGGGCGAGGAGGGCGGGGCCCGGCTCGCGGCGTCGACCGGGATCGACCCCGGGCACCCGGTGGCGGCACCCGAGTACTGGCCGACGGTGCGGCTGGCCGCGGGCGAACCGGTGCTGGCCGACCTGGACGGGTGGGACGGGCTGCCCGGCGGCGACTGGCCGGATCCGCCGACCCAGGCGCTCGCGATGCCGCTTCTGCGCCAGGGCGGTACACCGTACGGCTTCCTGGTCGCCGGGCTGAACCGCTATCGGCCGCTCGACGAAGGCTATCGCGGCTTCGTCGAGCTGACCGCCGGTCACCTGGCGGCCGG of the Actinoplanes sichuanensis genome contains:
- a CDS encoding sodium:solute symporter family protein — its product is MTGVVLLGFGAARWRRPADPYHLEEWSVGGRAFGNWTIWFLLGGSMYSAYTFIAVPALTYGVGAIGWFAVPFAIVTTPLTFIFTTRAWSVARRHGFLTHSEFAAARFGSPGLGALVAVTGILATIPYVAVQLISLQAVLRTVGFGGEWPLLAAVTLVSICTFRSGLRAPALLSVVKDVLLGWMLITAALMVAMYGGWGSAFRGAATRFAATPNPADGLLLPETGHLGFLTLVIGSALAIFAYPHALVGMLAAKDRDTVRRNAAALPVYCMALGLMAMLGVFALARGVTPADGDLNTVVPRLIHEYFPSWSAGVAYAALSIAALIPAAVMSIAAANAFTRSLYRTYLRPNATPEAEAWTSRWVSLVVKFGAAALILAVDPAFSVDLQLIGGVLILQTIPAVFLGLLTPWFHRAALTAGLISGLVTGLVMLWDIPKLDATGRVVAEHFGGSSWSLGDGRSIYVGVVALAVNLLVTVVLTLLVRAAGVRDGDDRTRPDDYHADAGDPYLKRLDELIDGLPTGGSGGRPISAPYPPHHMPEQRVP
- a CDS encoding STM4014 family protein, with the translated sequence MRLAVVANPDNRRVTLFTEAARRAGLPDPVVYPWREVLSAGAPRMSADRTSPGHTTPRHTTPGQAGVLDSAGAAVPGPGMVVRIESPGEDAEVDRLLREAGSGRPAVAAEHGEIVGTAAAFAGLRVALDRVVAGGGLLLNQPGDILTMSDKPRCHALLAAAGIPVPPALPPVHDYESLRAAMAGVGWSRVFVKPAHGSSASGVVAFAVAGRRLSAVTSVELSGGRIFNNLQVRRYTDEASIRAIVDRLGPDGLHVERWFPKAALNDRVLDLRVVVIAGRPRHVVVRTSRSPMTNLHLGNARGDVAAVRAAAGSLSWAAAMETCARAAACFPGTLHVGVDLMFRTGWREHAVAEVNAFGDLLPRVLADGLDTYGAQIAALTAGWAPSGAATAAGVGVPCVS
- a CDS encoding STM4015 family protein, which codes for MGIYEHVDEFAGLPVVAADDEEATVADAAAVAWRISMEEFEAPPEEFEAAFEQLLQRTGPAGPTALIVGEWGSAYDTPFPYQLLIDNAARLSGLRALFIGELTGEECEISWIDQGDITALLEAFPALERLWIRGAEDLQLRPVHHEGLRELVFQSGGLPADVVRAVAASDLPNLTHLELWLGVDQYGGDARADDLAPILAGRSLPALTYLGLRNAEIAEELAAAVAAAPIVARVTDLDLSLGVLGDAGAETLLAGQPLTHLRRLNLSHHFMSTETAQRVVDELPGVEVDVSDPQKEEEWGRYTAVAE
- a CDS encoding sensor histidine kinase, with the protein product MTVVERASIRLRTTALAVLVMAVAVVLGAVTLVLLTRASLEGGIKDSAENRAAVLAAQVSSSGLPASGFSSASPEDDEDDEFAWEILDAGGAVVRASEPLDDRSLRVTEDAEPYTVVVFASLEEVDDATKALATPLLMGIPGALVLVGGVTWVVVTGALAPVERIRREVEEITGERLDRRVPEPPARDEIHRLAATMNRMLARLQDSRERQQRFVADASHELRSPLAGIRQAAEVARSHPGALPEGELAEAVLEESARMERLVEQLLLLTRTGGAGVRRLRDVDVDDLALAEARRVRRAGLTVDTSGVGAGRVRGDATALAQVVRNLADNAARHARATVSVTVRPDRDGVELVVEDDGAGVPEGERGRVFERFVRLDEARDRDAGGSGLGLAIVKEIVEAHGGTVRVTSSALGGARFVVHLPAS
- a CDS encoding PepSY domain-containing protein — its product is MDTSKLRSKRTVIGGIALVAALGAGGTVWATAANAGGKPDADDRVLSAEERTSVETAALAAIPGGTVLETEASDDQGVAYEAEVRDPAGQEWDVDLDASFQVVTKTADADDDGDDD
- a CDS encoding DUF3311 domain-containing protein; protein product: MSPRSRHWQWLLVIPTAAPLLTPFANRIEPTLFGVPFFFWYQFACALLAMVVITVVYLATREGRP
- a CDS encoding STM4013/SEN3800 family hydrolase, giving the protein MRELIGSHDLLFVTLDTLRYDVAVECLAGGRTPYLAKVLPGGVWERRHTPASFTYAAHHAFFAGFLPTPVTPGPHERMFAARFGGSETSGPGTFVFDAPDLPTGLAAAGYHTVCLGGVGFFNPAAPLGRVLPGLFAEAHWEEAFGVTAPDCLGAQIDRLETIIGGLPAEQPLFTFVNVAALHQPNRHYLPGATDDDPTTHAAALEYVDGRLDRLFALVTGRGRPCQVILCSDHGTLYGEDGHTGHRVAHESVWTVPYADFILDAR
- a CDS encoding response regulator transcription factor — translated: MRVLVVEDEKRLAWSLRVGLEAEGFAVDVAPDGVDGLWLARENDYDVIVLDLMLPKLNGYQVCAALRAEENWTPIVMLTAKDGEWDQVEGLDTGADDYLTKPFSYPVLVARLRAVARRGARERPVQLTAGDLRIDPASRKVWRGETRIDLTAREFALLAFLARNTGDVVSKQRIMEAVWDADFDGDPNIVEVYVRHLRNKIDRPFGREAIQTVRGAGYRLGGDGG